In Propionicimonas paludicola, a single window of DNA contains:
- a CDS encoding GntR family transcriptional regulator, with amino-acid sequence MSGVTDTAYRHIELSLQRGEYPPGSRLPGERELALRLGVSRVTVRRALGLLEEAGKLERSSQRGWFVNSAVLGEVPSKLQSFSEMARARGLRPTARVLIQHVRPATLEEAEQLHIAPAAPVIELRRVRGMDGQPICVDLVVVKYDGAEPLATADMTDKSMYEQLEQLCGISLHRSAYTVQADAADSEIAALLNCPTGAPILIGTEVAYTADGQPVLLGMNRYRGDAYRFRADLFRPA; translated from the coding sequence ATGTCTGGTGTTACGGATACCGCCTATCGGCACATTGAACTGAGCCTGCAGCGCGGCGAGTACCCCCCTGGGTCCAGACTTCCGGGAGAACGTGAGCTGGCGCTCCGCCTGGGAGTAAGCCGGGTGACGGTGCGTCGCGCCTTGGGCCTGCTGGAAGAGGCCGGCAAGCTGGAACGCTCCTCCCAGCGCGGCTGGTTCGTGAACAGCGCGGTGCTGGGTGAGGTGCCCAGCAAGCTCCAGTCCTTCAGCGAGATGGCCCGGGCGCGCGGGTTGCGTCCGACCGCCCGCGTGCTGATTCAGCACGTCCGTCCGGCCACCCTCGAGGAGGCCGAACAGCTGCACATCGCCCCGGCCGCTCCGGTGATCGAGTTGCGCAGAGTCCGCGGCATGGACGGCCAGCCGATCTGCGTCGACCTGGTGGTGGTGAAGTACGACGGCGCCGAACCGCTGGCCACCGCGGACATGACCGACAAGTCGATGTATGAGCAGCTCGAACAGCTGTGCGGGATCAGCCTGCATCGCTCGGCCTACACGGTTCAGGCGGACGCCGCTGACAGCGAGATCGCCGCCCTGCTCAACTGCCCCACCGGCGCACCGATCCTGATTGGCACCGAGGTGGCCTACACCGCCGATGGCCAACCGGTGCTGCTGGGCATGAACCGCTACCGCGGGGACGCCTACCGGTTCCGCGCCGACCTCTTCCGTCCGGCCTAA
- a CDS encoding sulfurtransferase gives MTTTTPRPAARTAHLSAGTDSRFTVIPAAEAVARRARLDPIILDGSLRLAAAQYDGDYRASSGRSGWLAERIAGSRHVDLLTQWVNPDAGFHFAAPDPGAFAAELGRSGIDGTRPIWLYDQNSQMWASRLWWTLRNAGLHAQVIDGGLAEWHRAGGELASGEPTEATPQPTAPPAVRNLGVWVDRRQVEAILDAGDASDVQLVCALSEDAMWGRVPTRYTRRGHIPGSLNLAGHGLLGANGTLLDGPGPDALSGLDPARPVVLYCGGGISASLAGLALVHWGFPDVRIYDGSLEEWSAIPEARLVSQS, from the coding sequence GTGACCACCACCACGCCACGTCCCGCTGCCCGCACCGCACACCTGTCCGCGGGCACGGACTCCCGATTCACCGTCATCCCGGCGGCTGAAGCGGTAGCCCGACGCGCCCGGCTCGACCCGATCATCCTGGACGGCTCGCTCCGCCTGGCCGCCGCACAGTACGACGGTGACTACCGGGCCAGCAGCGGACGTTCGGGGTGGCTCGCCGAGCGGATCGCGGGATCTCGCCACGTCGATCTCCTGACCCAGTGGGTCAACCCGGACGCCGGCTTCCATTTCGCCGCACCGGATCCCGGCGCCTTCGCCGCCGAGCTCGGACGGTCCGGCATCGACGGAACTCGCCCCATCTGGCTGTACGACCAGAACAGCCAGATGTGGGCCTCCCGGCTGTGGTGGACGCTGCGGAACGCCGGCCTGCATGCGCAGGTGATCGACGGCGGCCTGGCCGAATGGCACCGGGCCGGCGGCGAGCTCGCCAGTGGCGAGCCCACCGAAGCCACACCACAGCCGACCGCACCGCCGGCCGTCCGCAACCTGGGGGTCTGGGTGGACCGTCGCCAGGTGGAAGCGATCCTCGACGCCGGGGATGCCAGCGACGTCCAACTGGTCTGCGCACTGTCCGAGGACGCCATGTGGGGACGCGTCCCCACTCGCTACACCCGTCGCGGACACATTCCGGGCAGCCTCAACCTGGCCGGCCATGGGTTGCTCGGAGCCAACGGAACGCTGCTGGACGGGCCCGGCCCGGATGCACTGTCCGGCCTCGATCCGGCACGTCCCGTCGTCCTCTACTGCGGAGGTGGCATCTCCGCCAGCCTGGCCGGACTGGCCCTGGTCCACTGGGGCTTCCCCGATGTCCGGATCTACGACGGCTCCCTCGAGGAGTGGTCGGCGATCCCCGAGGCGAGGCTGGTGAGCCAGTCATGA
- a CDS encoding ECF transporter S component: protein MSTSTEAAAAPVTASPYAWRVIDIVIASVIGVASGVVFWAWGLAYNGLSAPLQILPGFSSILGGGWLFAGVLGGLVVRKPGAAIYTELLAAVVSALVGTQWGFLTLESGLVQGLGAEIVLAIFLYRKFNLGVAALAGAGAGVALAINDLILWYPGVDLLFQSVYFVSAIVSGIVIAGIGSYYLVKALAKTGALQRFAAGQEATKEV, encoded by the coding sequence ATGTCTACATCAACTGAAGCAGCAGCAGCCCCGGTCACGGCGAGTCCGTACGCCTGGCGGGTCATCGATATCGTCATCGCCAGCGTGATCGGCGTTGCCTCGGGCGTCGTCTTCTGGGCCTGGGGCCTTGCCTACAACGGTCTGAGCGCACCCCTGCAGATCCTGCCCGGCTTCTCGTCCATCCTCGGCGGCGGCTGGCTGTTCGCCGGCGTCCTGGGTGGCCTGGTCGTCCGCAAGCCGGGCGCGGCCATCTACACCGAACTGCTGGCCGCAGTCGTCTCGGCCCTAGTCGGTACCCAGTGGGGCTTCCTCACCTTGGAGTCCGGCCTGGTTCAGGGTCTGGGTGCCGAGATCGTTCTGGCGATCTTCCTCTACCGCAAGTTCAACCTCGGAGTGGCCGCACTTGCCGGCGCCGGGGCGGGCGTCGCCCTGGCCATCAACGACCTGATCCTCTGGTACCCCGGAGTCGACCTGCTCTTCCAGTCGGTCTACTTCGTCAGCGCCATCGTCTCCGGCATCGTGATCGCCGGGATCGGGTCGTACTACCTGGTCAAGGCCCTGGCCAAGACTGGCGCCCTGCAGCGGTTCGCTGCCGGTCAGGAAGCCACCAAGGAAGTCTGA
- a CDS encoding ABC transporter ATP-binding protein, translated as MTSVRGAQIQAHNWGWRHSGRKAFAVAGLDLTIQPGERVLLLGASGAGKSTLIHALAGVLGGAEEGEQRGQLLVDGLAPVKQRGRIGLLQQDPDAQVVLSRVGDEVAFGLENLAVPRAEIWPRVRQALADVGLNLPLDHSTAALSGGQKQRLALACLLAMRPGLLLLDEPTANLDPDGILEVRTAVDSVLESTGSTLVVVEHRVEIWADLVDRVVVLDAGGGVLADGPTSSVLASQGARLAEAGVWVPGHHPSHRRSTVPEATTLLGTEGLATARVPGHLVAEQIDLELSRGELIAVTGDNGAGKSTLALTVGGLIPVEAGRVVAHPSLADGVGTDPFAWRSRELLTRIGTVFQEPDHQFLATTVADELRLGPRALGLPSSEVESRTDELLERLRLNRLAGANPFTLSGGEKRRLSVAAVLANRPKVLILDEPTFGQDAKTWRELVLLLDELLAAGRGILAVTHDRAFTTALADTELRLEAAFDGGVYTGAKAIEVAR; from the coding sequence GTGACTTCAGTGCGCGGAGCGCAGATCCAGGCCCACAACTGGGGTTGGCGGCACTCCGGGCGCAAAGCGTTCGCCGTCGCCGGGCTGGACCTCACCATCCAGCCCGGCGAACGGGTGCTACTGCTGGGCGCGTCCGGGGCTGGGAAGTCGACCCTGATCCACGCGCTGGCCGGGGTGCTCGGCGGAGCCGAGGAAGGTGAACAGCGCGGACAGCTGCTGGTCGATGGGCTCGCCCCGGTGAAGCAGCGCGGACGAATCGGCCTGCTCCAGCAGGATCCGGACGCCCAGGTGGTGCTGAGCCGAGTCGGTGACGAAGTCGCCTTCGGGCTGGAGAACCTTGCTGTCCCCCGGGCCGAGATCTGGCCCCGGGTTCGACAGGCCCTGGCCGATGTCGGGCTGAACCTGCCGCTGGATCACTCCACGGCCGCACTGTCCGGCGGCCAGAAACAGCGGCTCGCGCTGGCCTGCCTGTTGGCGATGCGTCCAGGGCTACTGCTGCTCGACGAGCCCACCGCGAACCTCGACCCCGACGGCATTCTCGAAGTGCGGACGGCGGTGGACTCGGTGCTGGAGAGCACGGGATCCACCCTGGTAGTGGTCGAGCACCGGGTCGAGATCTGGGCCGATCTGGTCGACCGGGTGGTCGTCCTGGATGCCGGCGGCGGCGTCCTGGCTGATGGGCCCACCAGCTCGGTCCTGGCCAGCCAGGGTGCCCGCCTGGCCGAGGCCGGAGTGTGGGTGCCCGGCCATCACCCGTCCCACCGACGCAGCACTGTGCCGGAGGCCACCACCCTCCTCGGCACCGAGGGACTGGCCACGGCGCGGGTCCCCGGACATCTGGTCGCCGAGCAGATTGACCTGGAACTCAGCCGCGGCGAGCTGATCGCGGTGACCGGCGACAACGGGGCCGGCAAATCGACTCTGGCTCTGACCGTGGGCGGCCTGATCCCGGTCGAAGCCGGACGAGTGGTCGCCCATCCGTCCCTGGCCGACGGCGTTGGGACCGACCCGTTCGCCTGGCGCTCACGGGAACTCCTGACCCGGATCGGCACGGTCTTCCAGGAGCCGGACCATCAGTTCCTGGCCACCACCGTCGCCGACGAGCTGCGGCTGGGGCCGCGCGCACTTGGCCTGCCATCCTCGGAAGTGGAGTCGCGCACCGACGAACTGCTGGAACGCCTCCGGCTGAACCGACTGGCCGGCGCGAACCCGTTCACCCTTTCCGGCGGAGAGAAGCGCCGGCTGTCCGTGGCCGCGGTGTTGGCCAACCGTCCGAAGGTGCTGATCCTCGACGAGCCGACCTTCGGCCAGGACGCCAAGACCTGGCGGGAACTCGTGCTGCTGCTGGACGAGTTGCTGGCCGCCGGGCGGGGAATCTTGGCCGTCACCCACGACCGCGCCTTCACCACCGCCTTGGCCGACACCGAACTCCGGCTGGAGGCCGCCTTCGATGGGGGCGTCTACACCGGAGCCAAAGCGATCGAGGTGGCACGATGA
- a CDS encoding energy-coupling factor transporter transmembrane component T family protein, whose product MTISVQPVLGSAAARLNPVAKMAAVLIQTLALLTSIDWVSAAVAVSLNLILFAWAGLSWAEFWKRTFPVWLAGLLAGLTTSLYGRVSGQTYLDIWFIHVSDGSIALGLATSLRVLAIGLPGVVLFATTDPTDLADGLAQILRLPARFVLGGLAGVRLVGLFLDDWRQLSLARRARGVADTGNWLDRLKRFAGQAFALFVLSIRRGSKLATAMEAKGFGSSSVRTWARPSQLRRGDLLIVVLAVAVAAAAIASAVAAGTWVFLLRNT is encoded by the coding sequence ATGACGATCTCCGTCCAACCCGTTCTAGGGAGCGCGGCAGCGCGGCTGAACCCGGTCGCGAAGATGGCCGCGGTGCTGATCCAGACCCTTGCTCTCCTTACCTCGATCGACTGGGTGTCGGCCGCCGTAGCCGTCTCGCTGAACCTGATCCTGTTCGCCTGGGCCGGACTGAGCTGGGCCGAGTTCTGGAAGCGCACCTTCCCGGTCTGGCTGGCCGGGCTTCTGGCCGGCCTGACCACGTCCCTGTACGGGAGGGTCTCCGGCCAGACCTATCTGGACATCTGGTTCATCCACGTCTCCGACGGCTCGATCGCCCTGGGTCTGGCCACCTCCCTGCGGGTGCTCGCCATCGGGCTGCCCGGGGTGGTGCTGTTCGCGACCACTGACCCGACCGATCTGGCCGACGGGCTGGCCCAGATCCTCAGACTGCCCGCCCGATTCGTGCTGGGCGGGTTGGCCGGAGTCCGGCTGGTCGGGCTCTTCCTGGACGACTGGCGCCAGCTGAGCCTGGCCCGGCGGGCTCGCGGCGTGGCCGACACCGGCAACTGGCTCGATCGGCTGAAGCGTTTCGCCGGTCAGGCTTTCGCACTGTTCGTGTTGTCGATCCGGAGAGGCAGCAAGCTGGCCACCGCCATGGAGGCCAAGGGCTTCGGTTCGTCGTCGGTGCGCACCTGGGCCAGACCGTCCCAGCTGCGCCGCGGCGATCTCCTGATCGTGGTTCTGGCCGTGGCCGTGGCCGCGGCTGCCATTGCCAGTGCCGTGGCCGCCGGCACGTGGGTCTTCCTGCTGAGGAACACCTGA
- a CDS encoding AAA family ATPase, which produces MTAQILTNWEATIELALSRLDQSGLILIDGPSGSGKSTLARQLHQRGLDAGLNVRLLRLDDVYPGWGGLNSGALEVARDVVLPLAAGRPASWRPYDWAAGRKTEPREMSPGAGLIIEGVGALHPLGSPHAALRIWVTAEPLERRQRALERDGDTYRPHWERWAEQERSYFARTRPLRRADVILDTTTKESIDD; this is translated from the coding sequence ATGACCGCCCAGATCCTCACCAACTGGGAGGCCACGATCGAGTTGGCGCTGTCTCGGCTGGACCAGTCCGGCCTGATCCTCATCGACGGGCCGTCCGGCTCGGGCAAGTCCACTTTGGCCCGACAGCTGCATCAGCGTGGCCTCGACGCCGGGCTGAACGTCCGGCTGCTCCGGCTCGACGACGTCTACCCCGGCTGGGGCGGGCTGAACTCCGGCGCGCTGGAAGTGGCCAGGGACGTGGTGTTGCCGCTGGCGGCCGGACGTCCGGCCAGCTGGCGTCCGTACGACTGGGCGGCCGGACGGAAGACCGAGCCTCGTGAAATGTCTCCCGGCGCCGGGCTGATCATCGAAGGCGTCGGCGCCCTGCATCCGCTGGGCTCACCGCATGCCGCCTTGCGGATCTGGGTCACTGCGGAGCCACTCGAGCGACGACAGCGGGCGCTGGAGCGCGACGGGGACACCTACCGTCCCCACTGGGAGCGCTGGGCCGAGCAGGAGCGCTCCTACTTTGCCCGCACCCGCCCACTGCGAAGGGCGGACGTCATCTTGGACACAACCACGAAGGAGAGCATCGATGACTGA
- a CDS encoding ABC transporter substrate-binding protein — translation MTDRVRLVGEYFHPWPNSAGFYLARERGWYAEVGIELELVTFDAWVGDGLEYLNSGRADFGVFPSNRLLQRRELGQQLVGVAAVNQRGLETVLTVAGSGIERLADLSGRRLGLNPTPRGRAIVRELVARDGGDPDRVQLVDLGSRELTAAEIANGVVDATFGSYWAWDNLREDYPSHQLRAWEVDRHLGVGYHSYLLGTREDVLADNPELVRRFVEATARGYEAAAADPSVIPDLYERITPYFSRRLLARSGELISSTWLHEGRWGTLRTELIEPYSAWLADHQVIGDPEIWRAAIRPAVPVG, via the coding sequence ATGACTGATCGGGTCAGACTGGTCGGCGAGTACTTCCACCCGTGGCCCAACTCGGCCGGCTTCTACCTGGCTCGCGAGCGCGGCTGGTACGCCGAGGTCGGAATCGAGCTGGAGCTGGTGACCTTCGACGCCTGGGTTGGCGACGGGCTGGAGTACCTGAACAGCGGACGCGCAGACTTCGGCGTGTTCCCCAGCAACCGGCTGCTGCAGCGCCGAGAACTCGGCCAGCAGCTCGTCGGCGTCGCCGCGGTGAACCAGCGTGGCCTAGAGACCGTGCTGACCGTGGCCGGCTCCGGCATCGAGCGGCTCGCCGATCTGAGCGGACGCCGACTCGGACTGAACCCCACACCTCGGGGACGCGCCATCGTCCGCGAGCTGGTCGCCCGCGACGGCGGCGACCCGGACCGGGTCCAGTTGGTCGACCTGGGCTCGCGCGAACTGACCGCGGCTGAGATCGCCAACGGTGTGGTGGACGCGACCTTCGGCTCGTACTGGGCCTGGGACAACCTGCGCGAGGACTACCCCTCCCATCAGCTGCGCGCCTGGGAGGTGGATCGCCATCTGGGGGTTGGCTACCACAGCTATCTGCTCGGCACGCGCGAGGACGTGCTGGCCGACAATCCGGAACTGGTGCGCCGCTTCGTCGAGGCAACCGCTCGGGGTTACGAGGCGGCAGCGGCCGATCCTTCGGTGATCCCCGACCTCTACGAGCGGATCACGCCCTACTTCTCGCGCCGCCTACTGGCTCGCTCCGGAGAGCTGATCTCCTCCACCTGGCTGCACGAGGGACGTTGGGGCACCCTTCGCACCGAACTGATCGAGCCCTACTCCGCCTGGCTGGCCGACCATCAGGTGATCGGCGATCCGGAGATCTGGCGTGCAGCGATCCGTCCGGCGGTCCCCGTCGGCTGA
- a CDS encoding DUF5692 family protein, translating to MFLFAPIPWYSWVAWFVVLGALIGLNEVTRRWKWVGLAFFVALPVILTLFVWPQTAGAGSSTGTWFHWVKVYSALAGCLGFMAIRYIPKLAANRWALIFPAAILAINIAEACIRDFQVGAMGANGMVDGVFMVSGPWNYLNGIAGLINLVTICGWFGIFISKDSSKDMIWPDMLWFWIIAYDLWNFAYVYNCVGDHAFYAGAALLISCTIPAFFIKKGAWLQHRASTLALWMMFTMAVPGFVTASQFSVNASHNPAALMTVSVISLAANLAVLVYQAYTAITRHKNVLTDELYDHLAGYQEVAAANRDVPLAAAGEPVAIR from the coding sequence ATGTTTCTGTTCGCGCCGATTCCCTGGTACTCCTGGGTCGCCTGGTTCGTGGTGCTGGGAGCCCTGATCGGGCTCAACGAGGTCACCCGTCGCTGGAAGTGGGTCGGGCTGGCCTTCTTCGTGGCCCTGCCGGTGATCCTCACATTGTTCGTCTGGCCGCAGACCGCCGGTGCGGGCTCGTCCACTGGAACCTGGTTCCACTGGGTGAAGGTCTACTCGGCGCTGGCCGGTTGCCTCGGCTTCATGGCCATCCGCTACATCCCCAAGCTGGCCGCGAACCGCTGGGCGCTGATCTTCCCGGCCGCGATCCTGGCCATCAACATCGCCGAGGCCTGCATCCGTGACTTCCAGGTCGGCGCCATGGGCGCCAACGGCATGGTGGACGGCGTCTTCATGGTGTCGGGCCCGTGGAACTACCTCAACGGCATCGCCGGCCTGATCAACCTGGTCACCATCTGTGGCTGGTTTGGCATCTTCATCTCTAAGGACTCATCGAAGGACATGATCTGGCCCGACATGCTCTGGTTCTGGATCATCGCCTACGACCTGTGGAACTTCGCCTACGTCTACAACTGCGTCGGTGACCACGCCTTCTACGCCGGTGCCGCCCTGCTGATCTCCTGCACCATCCCGGCCTTCTTCATCAAGAAGGGCGCCTGGCTGCAGCACCGTGCCTCCACCTTGGCGCTGTGGATGATGTTCACCATGGCCGTCCCGGGCTTCGTGACCGCCTCGCAGTTCTCGGTGAACGCCTCGCACAACCCGGCCGCCCTGATGACGGTTTCGGTGATCTCGCTGGCCGCCAACCTCGCCGTGCTGGTCTACCAGGCCTACACCGCGATCACGCGCCACAAGAACGTCCTCACCGATGAGCTCTACGACCATCTGGCCGGTTACCAGGAGGTCGCCGCGGCCAACCGGGACGTCCCGCTGGCCGCCGCAGGGGAGCCGGTCGCGATCCGCTGA
- a CDS encoding TetR-like C-terminal domain-containing protein, with protein MTSHSSGTPKAKLALAAALKEALRTTPLAKVTVSGLTTAVGVNRQTFYHHFTDIYDLAAWVFTSELADHIMAHASYAEWAEGCRQMLVYMKRHRDQTYAVIRSLRHAELERFLHQALRAMMAVIVGELEGDLRLAPADRDFVIDHYTLAVVGHVMHWLATDMAEDPKVLVERIEFVLRGSVRESLERFAARRVLKR; from the coding sequence GTGACATCTCACTCCAGTGGCACTCCCAAAGCCAAGCTGGCCCTGGCCGCCGCCCTGAAAGAGGCGCTGCGGACGACGCCGCTGGCGAAGGTCACCGTGTCCGGACTGACCACCGCGGTCGGAGTGAACCGGCAGACCTTCTACCACCACTTCACCGACATCTACGACCTGGCCGCCTGGGTGTTCACCAGCGAGTTGGCCGACCACATCATGGCCCACGCCAGCTACGCCGAATGGGCCGAAGGCTGCCGGCAGATGCTGGTCTACATGAAGCGGCACCGCGACCAGACCTACGCGGTGATCCGCTCGCTGCGTCACGCCGAACTCGAGCGCTTCCTGCACCAGGCCCTGCGGGCCATGATGGCCGTCATCGTCGGCGAGCTCGAGGGCGATCTGAGGCTAGCCCCGGCTGATCGCGACTTCGTGATCGACCACTACACACTGGCCGTCGTCGGGCACGTCATGCACTGGCTGGCCACCGACATGGCCGAGGACCCGAAGGTTCTGGTCGAGCGGATCGAGTTCGTCCTGCGCGGCTCCGTCCGCGAGTCGCTGGAGCGGTTCGCGGCTCGTCGGGTACTGAAGCGCTAG
- a CDS encoding glycosyltransferase family 2 protein has product MPTLVSVVVPAWNVAHLLPRCLDSLLAQSHRPLEIIVVDDGSTDGTAAVMQDYHERHPEVHLISQPHRNVGPARNAGLSVARGEYVGFVDADDWVEPEFYAKLVGIAETSGADVVVCGLWFHLGRLRAPFPFLPRASLLSGDRAASLALNPVRMPSFAWNKLYRRALLGEEAPFPAIYYEDIATTPRILARCTSVALTRRSYYHYCMRRDSITGSFAARHAFAVASALNLVRHDLQATGRWEQDQVGYRRLVWLTGAMVSIQILFQPHAVPWRLRLPLLRRFRHRLRTLTGPIPPGRALRVQELSDADVRTTHSAQPHSAAVIVATSGGGDTTPGAS; this is encoded by the coding sequence ATGCCGACGCTGGTCAGCGTGGTCGTGCCGGCCTGGAACGTGGCACACCTGCTGCCGCGCTGCCTGGACTCACTGCTCGCACAGTCCCATCGTCCGCTGGAGATCATCGTGGTCGATGACGGTTCCACCGACGGCACCGCGGCGGTGATGCAGGACTACCACGAGCGCCATCCCGAGGTGCACCTGATCAGCCAGCCCCATCGCAATGTCGGCCCGGCCCGCAACGCGGGGCTGAGCGTGGCGCGCGGAGAGTACGTGGGCTTCGTCGATGCCGACGACTGGGTGGAGCCGGAGTTCTACGCGAAGCTGGTCGGGATCGCCGAAACCTCCGGGGCGGACGTTGTGGTCTGCGGGCTGTGGTTCCACCTCGGACGGCTCAGGGCACCGTTCCCGTTCCTGCCCAGGGCGTCCCTGCTCAGCGGCGACCGGGCAGCGAGCCTGGCCCTGAACCCGGTCAGGATGCCGTCCTTCGCGTGGAACAAGCTGTATCGACGGGCGCTCCTGGGTGAGGAGGCGCCCTTCCCGGCCATCTACTACGAGGACATCGCGACCACCCCACGGATCCTGGCCCGCTGCACGAGCGTCGCCCTCACCCGCCGCTCGTACTACCACTACTGCATGCGGCGGGACAGCATCACCGGAAGCTTCGCAGCACGCCACGCCTTCGCCGTCGCCTCGGCGCTGAACCTCGTGCGCCATGACCTGCAGGCGACGGGCCGCTGGGAGCAGGACCAGGTCGGCTATCGCCGGCTGGTGTGGCTGACCGGAGCGATGGTGAGCATCCAGATCCTGTTCCAGCCCCATGCGGTTCCTTGGCGGTTGCGACTACCGCTGCTGCGACGATTCCGGCACCGACTGCGGACGTTGACTGGCCCGATCCCGCCTGGACGAGCTCTGCGTGTGCAGGAGCTGAGCGATGCGGACGTGCGAACCACCCACTCGGCTCAGCCCCACAGTGCAGCCGTCATCGTGGCGACCTCCGGCGGAGGCGATACGACACCAGGGGCGAGCTGA
- a CDS encoding alpha/beta hydrolase — protein sequence MYTSSAVAELEACRAVLTGPSSDSVILAVHGKYSHQADADIQTLMDVAVPRGHQVLTFDLPGHGNRPGSPDELRISAAAGEVAGMCAWAGEHFPRRRCFATSLGAYLSLVSIPADALEEAWLLSPVTDMGALVRGLMSMFDITEDDLRQQQTITTPVETLEWAQYRFIAEHPVGGWATPTRILRGAHDDLVPPGSIETFCERTGATLTVAPDSGHYFHTESDLAQLRSWLEQVVPVEARALDQAGE from the coding sequence GTGTACACAAGCTCAGCAGTTGCCGAGTTGGAGGCCTGTCGGGCCGTACTCACCGGCCCGTCGTCGGACTCGGTGATCCTTGCCGTCCACGGCAAGTACTCCCACCAGGCTGACGCCGACATCCAGACATTGATGGACGTGGCCGTCCCGCGCGGCCACCAGGTCCTCACCTTCGACCTACCCGGCCACGGCAACCGCCCCGGCAGTCCGGACGAACTGAGGATCAGCGCCGCCGCTGGCGAAGTGGCCGGCATGTGTGCGTGGGCCGGCGAGCACTTCCCGCGGCGGCGTTGCTTCGCGACCAGCCTCGGGGCCTACCTGTCTCTGGTGTCGATCCCGGCGGACGCGCTCGAAGAGGCGTGGCTCCTCTCCCCCGTCACCGACATGGGCGCACTCGTGCGCGGCCTGATGTCCATGTTCGACATCACCGAGGACGATCTGCGTCAGCAGCAGACCATCACGACTCCGGTCGAGACCCTCGAGTGGGCTCAGTACCGGTTCATCGCCGAGCATCCAGTCGGCGGATGGGCCACGCCGACCCGCATCCTGCGAGGAGCACACGACGACCTGGTGCCACCGGGCAGCATCGAGACGTTCTGTGAGCGCACCGGCGCTACCCTCACCGTCGCGCCGGACTCCGGTCACTACTTCCACACCGAGTCCGACCTGGCCCAGCTGCGCTCATGGCTGGAGCAGGTGGTTCCGGTCGAGGCGCGAGCGCTCGATCAAGCCGGCGAGTAA